A stretch of DNA from Mugil cephalus isolate CIBA_MC_2020 chromosome 12, CIBA_Mcephalus_1.1, whole genome shotgun sequence:
TTAAAAGAAAGTCAGGACATCGCAGATGTTGCCaagatttatatttttcagaTACATTGCTTTGGTTCTGAACAAAGTTTCCATCTGATGCTCAGAATTTATGTGATACTATGTATTTTTAACTCGTCGCACTCAtaatatgaaaaacagaacagataATTCAAAGTTTGAGGGAAATATCTCGCATCCCAAATTTTTTATTACACCGTGCTGAAACCTCCGGCTTGTTGAGATCAGCGCCGTTGTGTGCTGGCTGTACACTGAACTATTGCAGTCATTTCCCCCGCGGTGTAAACATTTACTGTAAGAGATGCCATTCTCAATTAGTTGTGGAAAATACAGCTCATGTTCACAGCTTCCAGTGTAAACATCATCTCAGCTGTTTAATAGTCATGTGTCGTAATAAGAAAATGCCTAACTCGTGTTACTtgcctttgtgtgtgcacgtaAAGGACGTGGAGGCCAACACTGTGCGTCTGAAGGAGCACGGTCAGGATGTTCTGGTGTTGGAGAAAAGCCTCAGCGGCAGCCGGACCTCCGTCCAGGGAACCTCGGCCTCCCATTACAAGTAAATGTAGCCTTCGCACACTACTGCACATATTAATTATACTTATTGCAACTTTTAAATTATAATCAGCAGCttaaaaatggtgaaaatgagattaaaatTTCCTGATAGTGGTGTCAAAATGGATGATGCACAATTACATTCGATATAGTCCCAGCTCCCAGACATCCATTAttaatttctattttctttgcatatatttaattttagaaGAAGTATGAATGAATCCCTGCAACAGACGGACACtgtattttcttaaataaatgagGAGAACATGGTTTATTTCACAGCATCAGATTGCCTCAAAATAAGATATTCATGAAatgaagtttagttttttaggTTTTGGACAGCAGTACAAGAGAGCTGCagatgctctgtgtttgttgctgcaTGTCTGCGAAGCCAAAACGCGCAGCCTTGCACACAACGACTAGTTTCTAGTGAATACAGCTCGTGCAGCACAGGCACAATCTGGCGCACTGCATCCAGCGAGTGTTATCTTAATAGAGGCATCTGTCACTGCACCGCAGTGGCTGTAATATAGAGAGACATATTAATGGTAATGATGGCCCTGCTCCAAAGGGGGAAAAGAAGCCCTGGCAAGTCACAATTACTTGTTCGGGGTCACCCTCTAATCAACTCGGCTCCTCACACATGAGAGTGTCAGGACTGTGTTCTCCCCCATGAGTGGGGAAGACACAGCGTTGCTTGTGTAGCTCCCTCTTGTCACGCTGTTATCAAGTAATGAAAACAACCGAGGCTGGATTGTGTTGATTCTCCTTCACGTAGAAGATGCccttacatttttatttttttattttttttgtggctttgCTCGTGGCACTTAGCCCAGACTCCCCTTCATCTTCAGCTGTCCAAGAACACTGATTGTAAATAGGATTGTTATCAAATGAAGCAATCACAAGACACGCGTTCAAGTAACATAAATCAGTCGAGGGCCGTGGCCGTGTCATTAAGCATTAAGAGCCGGTGTTTCTTGATTAGAGAAGGGTGCATTTCATTCTGTGCTGCTCTAGATACAAGGTGATGTCTGGAACGCCGGAGAAGATTTTGGAGCACCTCCTCGAAATGATGCGATTGGATTCTCAATTCACGGAGTCAGGTACtgcacctccccctcccccctctcgcCGTGGCACCTCCCTTATGTCGGATTAGTGTCATCTAGTGCAATATATCAATATGATggtcttttattgtgaagggtTTTCACCTATGCAGCGCATTTATTCTCTCCTCcgctgtctctgcctctgtcctcTGCCAACTGCTCTGCGCTGACCCGATTGTTCTTGTCTATAATTAGCCACACATCACAGAGCTGATCTAATTACTCTCACTTGCGTGGATACATATGGCTTTCATTTGCCTGCAGAGGTGACAGAGACAGGGCCATGTGGACCGGGGCCCTGATGATGCTCTTTGATGTGCTCTTACATCGGCAACGCAGGTGTTAGACATgagcttttttgtctttgtctttctttccccACAGATTCATCCTTAGATGACTTTGTGCTCATGCACTGTGTCTTCATACCAAACGGTCAGCTATGCCCAGCGTTGATATCTCAGTATCCTTGACTATACCGTCCTGCTATATGTTCTCTTATGTTGGCATCGGAGTGACATTGGCGTGATCTTTAACTGCTGTGCAGCTACCACGCTCAGGCCTCGCAGGGCTCTGAACAGGAGAAGCTGGACTACACGCTGAACAACAAGCGCAGGGTGATCCGCTTGGTGATGCAGTGGGCCGCCGTGCACGGGGACAATCTGCAGCAGGAGGACATCTCGGTGGCCTTCCTCGAGGTCAGCCTATAGATACGGGTCTAAACTCTGCTGTAGGTGCAGAGTAGTTCATCTGCGTTTGGCTCTGTAAGGGGTGAGGCTGCAGTTACAGTTAACACCCAGTAACTCAAACAGCAAGAGTCTGAGCCAATCAGAACAAAGATCCCAGCACAAAGATGTGGACATCAGAAGACGATTGGCTCATCCTAAATGATTAAAACGTAACTAATGAGGCGATTAATCTGTGTCTAacttgagcttttttttttttttcttgtgttttgttcgttttttcGTTCACTGCTTCCTTTACTGAGGGTCGGTTGTGTTTTGCAGGAGTTCCTCATGGCGGTGTCCGATGATGCAAAAGTTCTTCCAGCTCTCAGGGATCAACTAACAGACTTGGAGAGGATCGTAAAGCGCAAGTGAGTTAACGtttcgtttttattttcctctgaaatgtGTTCCACAGGTTGGCCTTCAGTGGCAGTGATTTAATTTagagttttaattttaaaaataaaggatCCCTTCTTGATTTTTATAATTAAGTGATCAAACCTACAAAACTTCTGGTTGATTTATTGTTGTCACCGTTTCTCCTTTCAGTGCCGAAGATGCCAGGTCCTCACAGAAAAGGGTACGCCGCTGCCTCTTTTGCTTTTTGAATTAAAGCTCATCTCCTCACgttgtattatttttgtgaaCCTAGACTTGTTCAACTCTGTCACAGCACAAAATTCTGCTGCGGCAGTTCAGCATGGGCGAGGAGAAGCTTCAGAAACGTCAGCCCATCAAGAACAACGATGAAAGTGAGTGAAGAACATGCACATTAGTGCAGTTCTTTCTCAACTCTTGACATTTGGGCTCGTTAACCGTTGCTTTGCCACGCCTTAATTCCTCCTTGTTTACAGTCTCGTGTTCACTCTGATTCACGCCTCCAGTTTTGTTCAAAGTCTACTGCTGTGACCACACCTACACCACGATCCGCGTCCCCGTGGCTGCCTCAGTCAGGGAGGTCATCGGCGCTGTGGCCGACAAGCTGGGGTCGGCGGAGGACCTGCTCCTGGTCAACCTCAGTTCGGCAGGAGGTGAGAGGGCCGGCAGCTACGTGCTAATCAAACGCCCCGGAGGCGAAAAAAGGGAGAGCCCCAGCAGAGGGATATACTAATTTGATGTAATAGGAAATTAGTGGCATTTTGTGGTGAGTTTGCTGACAGTGAGTGGCAGCGAGGTTTTTCTCAAAACATTCAACACGGGACTGTTGATGCCACCGGCTGGATCTTACTGCAGTgatgtttcactgtgtttgccagaaaacacaaagctctTAGTCCACACTTGACCTGAACTTTCCAAGTAAACACGCCAATCACAGacctgtctatctatctatctatctatctatctatctatctatctatctatctatctatctatctatctatctatctatctatctatctacaccCACCCATTATCCATTGAACATttattagaatagaatagaaaactactttattcatcctctgggggaaattcaagtgtccagtagcttgtactcaaacacacacagacatcaagaTAACAcaccagaatcagaatcaacaGAGGAAAGGAGAAGGGAGACTGGAAATATGTAAAAGACTGTACTGACATGTTTTTACTGCAGTCTTATTGAACCAAGTGTGGTGGTCAGTGGACAACTAagtccagacagacagacagacagacagacctcCGTGCTGGCAACACCAAAGAAAGTTATCACTCAGTTATTTCTCCTTTGTGCTTAATGATCTCATTGAATTGAGAGCTGAGGAACATTTTTCATATAGCGTGAATTACGTATgttatgtgttttaatgtatcTAAGACACTCCTTTTCTTCTACAGAGAAAGCCGTCTTTAAACCCAACGATGTCTCAGTGTTCTCCACGCTCAGCATGAACGGACGACTGTTTGTCTGCCGGAGGGACCAGTTGGATTCGTTGGTGCGTTGATATCGCTCAACATGTGTGGCGTCATCATGCTGAGTCACTATGACACAAACTCCTGCCTTACATCatatgttctctctctctctctctgtatatatatatatatgtgtgtgtgtgtgtgtgtgtgtgtgtgtgtgtgtgtgtttttttctgtggttttagACTCCTTTACCTGAGCAGGAGGGGCCGTCTACAGGGTCCCTGTCCAGCTTTGAGTTGATGAGCTCTAAAGACGTGGCTTACCACATGACTTCCTACGACTGGGAGCTTTTCAACTGTGTACATGAGGTATGACAGACTGGCCGAGCGGAACCGATTAATAATTCGTCTCCCCTACGCCCGGCACGGTTGACGTTTTCTTTCTGCGCCCTACAGCTTGAACTCATCTACCACACGTTTGGGAGGCATTATGTTAAGAAAACCACCGTGAACCTGGACCTGTTCCTCAGGCGGTTTAACGAAATCCAGTTTTGGGTGATCACGGAGATGTGTCTGTGCTCTCAGCTCAGCAAGCGAGTGCAGCTCCTCAAGAAGTTCATCAAGATCGCCGCTCAGTAAGTGGATTCGTTTCGCCGTCCGTGCTGCTCTCCACGTTTGCAGGTTTGTTTATTTGCCGCCCTAACTTCCTTTTCATGTTTCCTGTCTAAGCTGTAAGGAGTACAGGAATCTGAACGCTTTCTTTGCCGTCATCATGGGACTGAGTAACCCTGCCGTGAGCAGGCTCAGTCAGACCTGGGAGGTGTGTCGCTTTTCTCAGTTTTATTAAAATCATTCAAGACCTCATTGAGCGTAAGTTAACCTTCAACATTTATGTTCACAGAAACTTCCCAGCAAGTTCAAAAAGTTCTACGGGGAGTTTGAAAACTTGATGGTAAGCTGAGATGATGTCGCTGAATCCTGCTTTTCCACCTCCAAATTACTTTGAGTAGTTTTAGTTTCCGTGTCAGCAAATGTTGAACTGAAAATGAGGATTATAGCAGAGTCAGCAGGTTAGAGTCAAGCGCGCGTTTGGCTGCATCCTCGAGGACTGTGATGGATCTGTTTTAACACAGCGACGGCAGATCTCAGAACAGTGTGACTGTTTCCACAGGACCCGTCCAGGAACCACCGGGCGTATCGGCTGACGGTCGCCAAACTGGAACCTCCCATCATTCCCTTCATGCCGCTGCTGATCAAAGGTCAGgattattttctaattttctgCTGCTGAATTGTTCCTTTAACCCTTTTCTGTTGATTCCACTTTGGCTCCAATGTTACCTACAAtacctcctctttcttttttctttttttcttcccagacATGACATTTACTCACGAGggcaacaaaacatttatcgACAATTTGGTCAATTTTGAGAAAATGGTGAGGCTCTGCAGGTGCAGATTATTGTCCACCAGTTGAtgtaaatgtcctttttttctcattcagttAATTCCTGACATTTGTTGCTGATTGTTGCTCATTGTCTTGCAGCGGATGATAGCCAACACGGTGAAGATAGTGAGATACTGTCGAAGTCAGACATTCAGTGAGTCCTGCTTGATCACCATCAGAGAAATGCCTGGATGAAACATATCAAACAGTGGAAGCGTTTTATAAATATTCCACTTGGGTCCTTGGATTTTTCTTACGGAAAAGGATGTTAAGGAAAAAACGAGcggtttaattttcattttaaaatttttctttATCGGGGTCGACAAtagataaacaaaactttt
This window harbors:
- the rapgef4a gene encoding rap guanine nucleotide exchange factor 4 isoform X5; this encodes MPDKENISNNSFVSVSKHQNKTSFIESPTKPHPKCFSQVPSEKILRAGKVLRNAILSRAPHMIRDRKYHLKTYRQCCVGTELVDWQMQQSSCVHSRVQAVGMWQVLLEEGVLNHVDQELSFQDKYLFYRFLDDEQEDAPFPGEEEAKESQEELQDTLLLLSQIGPDAHMRMILRKHPSERTADDLEIIYEELLHIKALSHLSTTVKRELAGVLIFESHAKAGTVLFSQGEEGTSWYIILKGSVNVVIYGKGVVCTLHEGDDFGKLALVNDAPRAASIVLREDNCHFLRVDKEDFNRILRDVEANTVRLKEHGQDVLVLEKSLSGSRTSVQGTSASHYKYKVMSGTPEKILEHLLEMMRLDSQFTESDSSLDDFVLMHCVFIPNGQLCPALISHYHAQASQGSEQEKLDYTLNNKRRVIRLVMQWAAVHGDNLQQEDISVAFLEEFLMAVSDDAKVLPALRDQLTDLERIVKRNAEDARSSQKRTCSTLSQHKILLRQFSMGEEKLQKRQPIKNNDEILFKVYCCDHTYTTIRVPVAASVREVIGAVADKLGSAEDLLLVNLSSAGEKAVFKPNDVSVFSTLSMNGRLFVCRRDQLDSLTPLPEQEGPSTGSLSSFELMSSKDVAYHMTSYDWELFNCVHELELIYHTFGRHYVKKTTVNLDLFLRRFNEIQFWVITEMCLCSQLSKRVQLLKKFIKIAAHCKEYRNLNAFFAVIMGLSNPAVSRLSQTWEKLPSKFKKFYGEFENLMDPSRNHRAYRLTVAKLEPPIIPFMPLLIKDMTFTHEGNKTFIDNLVNFEKMRMIANTVKIVRYCRSQTFSPDSPLASKNHPDVWTYVRQLNVIDNQRTLTQLSHGLEPRRS
- the rapgef4a gene encoding rap guanine nucleotide exchange factor 4 isoform X1, producing MVAAHTSSRSSESAEWIICLDKRPAERSGEDVDIILARLKNVKAFERFHTSLLQKICLCGFYECLEKGITLFRQGDIGTSWYAVLSGSLDVKVSETSSYQDAVTICTLGTGTAFGESILDNTPRHATIVTREFSELLRIEQREFRSLWERYHHCMAGLLAPPYGVMESSCNSDRMPDKENISNNSFVSVSKHQNKTSFIESPTKPHPKCFSQVPSEKILRAGKVLRNAILSRAPHMIRDRKYHLKTYRQCCVGTELVDWQMQQSSCVHSRVQAVGMWQVLLEEGVLNHVDQELSFQDKYLFYRFLDDEQEDAPFPGEEEAKESQEELQDTLLLLSQIGPDAHMRMILRKHPSERTADDLEIIYEELLHIKALSHLSTTVKRELAGVLIFESHAKAGTVLFSQGEEGTSWYIILKGSVNVVIYGKGVVCTLHEGDDFGKLALVNDAPRAASIVLREDNCHFLRVDKEDFNRILRDVEANTVRLKEHGQDVLVLEKSLSGSRTSVQGTSASHYKYKVMSGTPEKILEHLLEMMRLDSQFTESDSSLDDFVLMHCVFIPNGQLCPALISHYHAQASQGSEQEKLDYTLNNKRRVIRLVMQWAAVHGDNLQQEDISVAFLEEFLMAVSDDAKVLPALRDQLTDLERIVKRNAEDARSSQKRTCSTLSQHKILLRQFSMGEEKLQKRQPIKNNDEILFKVYCCDHTYTTIRVPVAASVREVIGAVADKLGSAEDLLLVNLSSAGEKAVFKPNDVSVFSTLSMNGRLFVCRRDQLDSLTPLPEQEGPSTGSLSSFELMSSKDVAYHMTSYDWELFNCVHELELIYHTFGRHYVKKTTVNLDLFLRRFNEIQFWVITEMCLCSQLSKRVQLLKKFIKIAAHCKEYRNLNAFFAVIMGLSNPAVSRLSQTWEKLPSKFKKFYGEFENLMDPSRNHRAYRLTVAKLEPPIIPFMPLLIKDMTFTHEGNKTFIDNLVNFEKMRMIANTVKIVRYCRSQTFSPDSPLASKNHPDVWTYVRQLNVIDNQRTLTQLSHGLEPRRS
- the rapgef4a gene encoding rap guanine nucleotide exchange factor 4 isoform X3 gives rise to the protein MVAAHTSSRSSESAEWIICLDKRPAERSGEDVDIILARLKNVKAFERFHTSLLQKICLCGFYECLEKGITLFRQGDIGTSWYAVLSGSLDVKVSETSSYQDAVTICTLGTGTAFGESILDNTPRHATIVTREFSELLRIEQREFRSLWERYHHCMAGLLAPPYGVMESSCNSDRMPDKENISNNSFVSVSKHQNKVPSEKILRAGKVLRNAILSRAPHMIRDRKYHLKTYRQCCVGTELVDWQMQQSSCVHSRVQAVGMWQVLLEEGVLNHVDQELSFQDKYLFYRFLDDEQEDAPFPGEEEAKESQEELQDTLLLLSQIGPDAHMRMILRKHPSERTADDLEIIYEELLHIKALSHLSTTVKRELAGVLIFESHAKAGTVLFSQGEEGTSWYIILKGSVNVVIYGKGVVCTLHEGDDFGKLALVNDAPRAASIVLREDNCHFLRVDKEDFNRILRDVEANTVRLKEHGQDVLVLEKSLSGSRTSVQGTSASHYKYKVMSGTPEKILEHLLEMMRLDSQFTESDSSLDDFVLMHCVFIPNGQLCPALISHYHAQASQGSEQEKLDYTLNNKRRVIRLVMQWAAVHGDNLQQEDISVAFLEEFLMAVSDDAKVLPALRDQLTDLERIVKRNAEDARSSQKRTCSTLSQHKILLRQFSMGEEKLQKRQPIKNNDEILFKVYCCDHTYTTIRVPVAASVREVIGAVADKLGSAEDLLLVNLSSAGEKAVFKPNDVSVFSTLSMNGRLFVCRRDQLDSLTPLPEQEGPSTGSLSSFELMSSKDVAYHMTSYDWELFNCVHELELIYHTFGRHYVKKTTVNLDLFLRRFNEIQFWVITEMCLCSQLSKRVQLLKKFIKIAAHCKEYRNLNAFFAVIMGLSNPAVSRLSQTWEKLPSKFKKFYGEFENLMDPSRNHRAYRLTVAKLEPPIIPFMPLLIKDMTFTHEGNKTFIDNLVNFEKMRMIANTVKIVRYCRSQTFSPDSPLASKNHPDVWTYVRQLNVIDNQRTLTQLSHGLEPRRS
- the rapgef4a gene encoding rap guanine nucleotide exchange factor 4 isoform X6; translated protein: MVAAHTSSRSSESAEWIICLDKRPAERSGEDVDIILARLKNVKAFERFHTSLLQKICLCGFYECLEKGITLFRQGDIGTSWYAVLSGSLDVKVSETSSYQDAVTICTLGTGTAFGESILDNTPRHATIVTREFSELLRIEQREFRSLWERYHHCMAGLLAPPYGVMESSCNSDRMPDKENISNNSFVSVSKHQNKVPSEKILRAGKVLRNAILSRAPHMIRDRKYHLKTYRQCCVGTELVDWQMQQSSCVHSRVQAVGMWQVLLEEGVLNHVDQELSFQDKYLFYRFLDDEQEDAPFPGEEEAKESQEELQDTLLLLSQIGPDAHMRMILRKHPSERTADDLEIIYEELLHIKALSHLSTTVKRELAGVLIFESHAKAGTVLFSQGEEGTSWYIILKGSVNVVIYGKGVVCTLHEGDDFGKLALVNDAPRAASIVLREDNCHFLRVDKEDFNRILRDVEANTVRLKEHGQDVLVLEKSLSGSRTSVQGTSASHYKYKVMSGTPEKILEHLLEMMRLDSQFTESDSSLDDFVLMHCVFIPNGQLCPALISHYHAQASQGSEQEKLDYTLNNKRRVIRLVMQWAAVHGDNLQQEDISVAFLEEFLMAVSDDAKVLPALRDQLTDLERIVKRNAEDARSSQKRHKILLRQFSMGEEKLQKRQPIKNNDEILFKVYCCDHTYTTIRVPVAASVREVIGAVADKLGSAEDLLLVNLSSAGEKAVFKPNDVSVFSTLSMNGRLFVCRRDQLDSLTPLPEQEGPSTGSLSSFELMSSKDVAYHMTSYDWELFNCVHELELIYHTFGRHYVKKTTVNLDLFLRRFNEIQFWVITEMCLCSQLSKRVQLLKKFIKIAAHCKEYRNLNAFFAVIMGLSNPAVSRLSQTWEKLPSKFKKFYGEFENLMDPSRNHRAYRLTVAKLEPPIIPFMPLLIKDMTFTHEGNKTFIDNLVNFEKMRMIANTVKIVRYCRSQTFSPDSPLASKNHPDVWTYVRQLNVIDNQRTLTQLSHGLEPRRS
- the rapgef4a gene encoding rap guanine nucleotide exchange factor 4 isoform X4, translated to MAGLLAPPYGVMESSCNSDRMPDKENISNNSFVSVSKHQNKTSFIESPTKPHPKCFSQVPSEKILRAGKVLRNAILSRAPHMIRDRKYHLKTYRQCCVGTELVDWQMQQSSCVHSRVQAVGMWQVLLEEGVLNHVDQELSFQDKYLFYRFLDDEQEDAPFPGEEEAKESQEELQDTLLLLSQIGPDAHMRMILRKHPSERTADDLEIIYEELLHIKALSHLSTTVKRELAGVLIFESHAKAGTVLFSQGEEGTSWYIILKGSVNVVIYGKGVVCTLHEGDDFGKLALVNDAPRAASIVLREDNCHFLRVDKEDFNRILRDVEANTVRLKEHGQDVLVLEKSLSGSRTSVQGTSASHYKYKVMSGTPEKILEHLLEMMRLDSQFTESDSSLDDFVLMHCVFIPNGQLCPALISHYHAQASQGSEQEKLDYTLNNKRRVIRLVMQWAAVHGDNLQQEDISVAFLEEFLMAVSDDAKVLPALRDQLTDLERIVKRNAEDARSSQKRTCSTLSQHKILLRQFSMGEEKLQKRQPIKNNDEILFKVYCCDHTYTTIRVPVAASVREVIGAVADKLGSAEDLLLVNLSSAGEKAVFKPNDVSVFSTLSMNGRLFVCRRDQLDSLTPLPEQEGPSTGSLSSFELMSSKDVAYHMTSYDWELFNCVHELELIYHTFGRHYVKKTTVNLDLFLRRFNEIQFWVITEMCLCSQLSKRVQLLKKFIKIAAHCKEYRNLNAFFAVIMGLSNPAVSRLSQTWEKLPSKFKKFYGEFENLMDPSRNHRAYRLTVAKLEPPIIPFMPLLIKDMTFTHEGNKTFIDNLVNFEKMRMIANTVKIVRYCRSQTFSPDSPLASKNHPDVWTYVRQLNVIDNQRTLTQLSHGLEPRRS